From a region of the Mycobacteroides saopaulense genome:
- a CDS encoding condensation domain-containing protein, with the protein MRGGPVTVSLTDKWEPAPGSVISWQPSPASYAKALEAPVSDVPPSFMQVQHLRTYLRQAAKGLDFSRVLVFTLDMPGRCDKRAMGHVINAHLRRHDTYRSWFSLDDEQNIVRRTIADPADVEFVQVKLGDMTSDEVRDLVVTETPDPFRWDCFRFGIVQSSGHFTFYFSVDHLHLDATFARLLIMEILMGYKALVQGGAPIELPPAGSYGDYCIRQHEFLSGLTPDSEPVREWTQFAESNRGSLPDFPLPLGDHSVPCGTAIVTEQLLDEQQALKFESLCVDAGARFIGGVMAALGFAERELTGTDTYYGITPSDARDEADMFTTGWFTGLVPITAPVDGTFGAAAVAAQESFDRGRQLVNVPFYRVLELVPELTWPRPYHPMINFFDGGAPPLSQLFTNPLLVSNPIGLYAESKSVYQLTIFISRFPTETTLMIAYPDNPIARESITRYVDLVKSTFSRVCEQNAVVPAR; encoded by the coding sequence ATGCGTGGTGGACCAGTAACAGTGTCTTTGACCGACAAGTGGGAACCTGCTCCGGGATCGGTTATTTCCTGGCAGCCCTCGCCGGCGTCGTACGCGAAAGCACTTGAGGCACCGGTCAGTGACGTCCCGCCGAGCTTCATGCAGGTACAGCATCTGCGCACGTATCTGCGGCAGGCGGCCAAGGGCCTCGACTTCTCGCGGGTGCTCGTCTTCACCTTGGACATGCCCGGCCGGTGCGACAAGCGCGCCATGGGGCACGTGATCAACGCGCACTTGCGGCGGCACGACACCTACCGGAGCTGGTTCTCGCTCGATGATGAGCAGAACATCGTCCGGCGCACCATCGCCGATCCGGCAGACGTGGAATTCGTCCAGGTCAAACTGGGCGACATGACGTCCGACGAGGTGCGGGATCTGGTGGTCACGGAAACCCCGGACCCATTCCGGTGGGATTGCTTCCGTTTCGGAATCGTGCAGAGCTCAGGGCATTTCACCTTCTACTTCAGCGTCGACCATCTGCATCTGGATGCGACCTTCGCACGCCTGCTGATCATGGAAATCCTGATGGGGTACAAGGCGCTGGTTCAGGGTGGGGCTCCCATCGAGCTGCCACCGGCGGGAAGCTATGGCGACTACTGCATCCGGCAGCACGAGTTCCTCTCGGGACTGACCCCCGACTCCGAGCCCGTCCGCGAATGGACTCAGTTCGCCGAAAGCAACCGCGGCAGCCTTCCGGATTTCCCACTGCCACTGGGCGATCACTCGGTGCCATGCGGTACCGCGATCGTCACCGAGCAGCTGTTGGACGAGCAGCAGGCGCTGAAGTTCGAGTCGCTCTGCGTGGACGCGGGCGCACGGTTCATCGGCGGTGTGATGGCGGCGCTGGGGTTCGCCGAGCGCGAATTGACCGGCACTGACACCTATTACGGGATCACTCCGAGTGATGCCCGTGATGAGGCGGACATGTTCACGACGGGATGGTTTACCGGCCTGGTGCCGATCACCGCGCCCGTTGACGGAACCTTTGGTGCCGCTGCGGTCGCGGCACAGGAATCGTTTGACCGCGGCAGGCAGCTGGTGAATGTGCCCTTCTACCGGGTGCTGGAACTGGTGCCCGAGCTGACCTGGCCCCGGCCGTATCACCCGATGATCAACTTCTTCGACGGTGGCGCCCCGCCGCTGTCGCAGTTGTTCACCAACCCGCTGCTGGTCAGCAATCCCATCGGCTTGTACGCGGAGAGCAAGTCGGTGTATCAGCTGACGATCTTCATCTCGCGGTTCCCGACGGAGACCACGCTGATGATCGCGTACCCGGACAATCCGATTGCGCGGGAGTCGATCACCCGCTACGTAGACCTCGTGAAGTCCACGTTCTCACGGGTCTGCGAGCAGAATGCCGTTGTGCCCGCGCGGTAG